One stretch of Fictibacillus sp. b24 DNA includes these proteins:
- a CDS encoding TetR/AcrR family transcriptional regulator: protein MKRKGPKYEKIIDAAVNVIAENGYHQSQVSKIAKEAGVADGTIYLYFKNKEDLLVSVFNEKMGTFIEKTENELKNNDSAIEKLRILVEMHFKQLTADFELSIVTQLELRQTNRQLRAKIGEVLKRYLNLIDSILKDGMNEGVFVKNMDYRLARQMIFGTIDETATNWVMNDHRYDLPALAGPVHQMLVNGLSVRSVQSD from the coding sequence ATGAAACGTAAAGGTCCAAAATATGAAAAAATAATTGATGCTGCTGTTAATGTGATTGCAGAAAACGGTTATCATCAATCCCAAGTTTCAAAGATAGCGAAAGAAGCGGGTGTCGCTGATGGCACCATCTATCTATATTTTAAAAATAAAGAAGATCTGCTTGTTTCTGTTTTTAATGAAAAGATGGGGACCTTTATTGAAAAGACAGAAAACGAGCTGAAAAACAATGATTCAGCTATAGAGAAGCTTAGAATTCTAGTGGAGATGCACTTTAAGCAACTCACTGCTGATTTTGAACTATCAATCGTTACACAGTTGGAACTCCGTCAAACAAACAGACAGCTTCGTGCAAAAATCGGAGAGGTATTAAAGCGTTATTTGAATTTAATCGACTCTATTTTAAAAGACGGCATGAATGAAGGTGTGTTTGTAAAAAACATGGATTACCGATTGGCTCGACAAATGATTTTCGGGACGATTGATGAAACTGCTACAAACTGGGTGATGAATGATCATCGATATGATCTTCCTGCTCTTGCGGGACCTGTGCACCAAATGCTTGTTAACGGTCTGTCAGTCAGGTCTGTTCAATCAGATTGA
- a CDS encoding enoyl-CoA hydratase, translating to MEFLQIETQNKVATIKLNRAPANALSTGVIQEIVQALDQIENDNSIKVVVILGEGRFFSAGADIKEFTEVPDEKGFAELGKKGQDVFNRIEQFSKPVIAAIHGAALGGGLELAMSCHIRLVTEDAKLGLPELTLGLVPGFAGTQRLPQLVGVPKACEMLLSSKPISGKDAVTYGLANDAFPAEELFEKAYKMAGDFSEKSAVSIKYTLELLNYAKHGLYEKGAEKEQELFGKAFKSFDGQEGIAAFIEKRKPEFQDR from the coding sequence TTGGAATTCTTACAAATCGAAACACAAAATAAAGTGGCAACAATTAAACTCAACCGCGCACCTGCCAATGCGTTGTCCACTGGAGTTATACAAGAAATTGTTCAAGCGCTCGATCAGATTGAAAACGATAACTCTATAAAAGTCGTTGTCATTCTTGGAGAAGGCCGATTCTTTTCAGCAGGAGCTGATATAAAAGAATTTACAGAAGTACCTGACGAAAAAGGCTTCGCTGAGCTAGGGAAAAAAGGACAGGATGTTTTCAACAGAATTGAACAATTTTCAAAACCGGTAATAGCAGCTATTCATGGCGCGGCTCTTGGCGGTGGCTTGGAACTTGCGATGAGCTGCCACATAAGACTTGTTACAGAAGATGCTAAGCTAGGACTTCCAGAACTTACGCTAGGCTTAGTACCTGGTTTTGCGGGAACGCAGAGGCTTCCTCAACTTGTTGGAGTACCGAAAGCTTGTGAAATGCTCCTTTCTAGTAAACCGATCTCTGGAAAAGATGCTGTCACATACGGTTTAGCGAATGATGCTTTTCCAGCTGAAGAACTTTTTGAAAAGGCTTACAAAATGGCGGGGGACTTTTCAGAAAAAAGTGCTGTATCCATCAAGTACACGCTAGAGTTATTGAATTATGCAAAACACGGCCTTTATGAAAAAGGGGCTGAGAAAGAACAAGAGTTGTTTGGCAAAGCATTTAAAAGTTTCGACGGACAAGAAGGAATCGCTGCATTTATTGAAAAAAGAAAGCCTGAATTTCAGGACCGATAA
- a CDS encoding electron transfer flavoprotein subunit beta/FixA family protein, giving the protein MNIFVILKRTFDTEEKITVSNNKISEDSAEFIINPYDEYAIEEAITLKDAHGGTVTVVTVGDEDSEKELRTALAMGADQAVLISNEDLDSQDQFTTSSVLAAYFKDKEYDIILGGNVAIDNGTGQVGPRLAELLDIPHVTTITKIEVNGTTVNIERDVEGDLEKIETTLPLLVTAQQGLNEPRYPSLPGIMKAKKKPLETLELDDLDIDEDDVEAKTKTVEVYLPPKKEAGKILSGETPDQVKELVSLLRNEAKVI; this is encoded by the coding sequence ATGAATATTTTTGTTATTTTAAAACGTACTTTTGATACAGAAGAAAAAATCACTGTTTCAAACAATAAGATCTCTGAAGACAGCGCAGAATTTATCATTAATCCTTATGACGAGTATGCGATCGAAGAAGCGATCACATTAAAGGATGCTCATGGCGGTACAGTAACGGTTGTAACGGTTGGGGATGAAGACTCTGAAAAAGAACTTCGTACAGCTTTAGCAATGGGCGCTGATCAAGCGGTTCTTATCTCAAATGAAGACTTAGACAGTCAAGATCAATTTACGACTTCATCAGTATTAGCGGCATATTTTAAAGATAAAGAGTACGATATTATTCTAGGTGGAAACGTTGCGATCGATAATGGAACAGGTCAAGTAGGTCCGCGACTTGCAGAACTTCTAGATATTCCGCACGTAACGACAATTACGAAGATTGAAGTGAATGGAACAACGGTAAATATTGAACGTGATGTTGAAGGAGATCTTGAAAAAATTGAAACGACTCTTCCTTTACTAGTTACGGCGCAGCAAGGATTGAATGAACCTCGTTATCCTTCTCTTCCGGGGATCATGAAAGCGAAGAAAAAACCGCTTGAAACCCTGGAGTTAGATGATCTCGATATTGATGAAGATGACGTAGAAGCAAAAACAAAAACAGTAGAAGTTTATCTTCCTCCTAAAAAGGAAGCTGGAAAAATCCTATCAGGTGAAACTCCAGACCAAGTGAAAGAACTTGTATCTCTGTTAAGAAACGAAGCGAAGGTAATATAA
- a CDS encoding electron transfer flavoprotein subunit alpha/FixB family protein produces MAKKVLVLAESRDGALRNVSFEAIAAAKEISGGGEVFAVLCGDSVQALAAELFHYGADRVLVAEDEKLANYTPDGYFQTLKQIIDDESPEAIVFGHTSLGKDLSPRLAARLESGLISDVTGLEQAGENTVFTRPVYSGKAFEKKLISDGLVFVTIRPNNITPLEKDESKTGDVKSVSVEIKDIRTIVKEVVRKASTGVDLSEAKIIVAGGRGVKSEDGFKPLQELADVLGAAVGASRGACDADYCDYSLQIGQTGKVVTPDLYIACGISGAIQHLAGMSNSKVIVAINKDPEASIFSVADYGIVGDLFEVVPLLTEEFKKVLV; encoded by the coding sequence ATGGCAAAAAAAGTTTTAGTACTTGCAGAATCCCGTGACGGTGCATTACGTAATGTTTCATTTGAAGCAATTGCAGCAGCAAAAGAAATTTCTGGCGGAGGAGAAGTGTTCGCTGTATTATGTGGTGACTCCGTTCAAGCGTTAGCAGCAGAATTATTCCACTATGGTGCTGACCGTGTTCTTGTGGCTGAAGATGAGAAACTGGCAAACTATACACCAGATGGTTATTTTCAAACATTGAAGCAAATCATCGACGACGAGAGCCCGGAAGCCATCGTATTCGGACATACATCACTAGGTAAAGACTTGTCACCAAGACTTGCAGCACGTTTAGAATCAGGACTGATCTCAGATGTAACAGGTCTTGAACAAGCTGGTGAGAACACTGTATTTACTCGTCCTGTATATTCGGGGAAAGCATTTGAAAAGAAATTAATTTCCGATGGACTAGTATTCGTGACGATTCGTCCAAATAACATCACCCCTCTAGAAAAGGATGAGTCTAAAACAGGTGATGTTAAGTCAGTTTCTGTTGAAATCAAGGACATAAGAACAATTGTAAAAGAAGTTGTTCGTAAAGCATCGACAGGGGTTGACCTTTCTGAAGCTAAAATAATCGTTGCGGGAGGCCGCGGTGTGAAATCTGAAGATGGATTCAAACCTCTTCAAGAGCTTGCGGATGTACTTGGAGCAGCTGTTGGTGCTTCTCGTGGAGCTTGTGATGCTGATTATTGTGATTATTCACTTCAAATTGGCCAAACAGGTAAAGTAGTTACTCCTGATCTGTATATTGCTTGTGGAATCTCAGGAGCTATTCAGCATTTAGCTGGTATGTCCAACTCAAAAGTTATTGTAGCAATCAATAAAGATCCAGAGGCAAGCATCTTCTCTGTTGCTGATTATGGAATCGTAGGAGATCTGTTTGAAGTAGTACCTTTATTAACAGAAGAGTTTAAGAAAGTGTTAGTATAG
- a CDS encoding histidine phosphatase family protein, whose translation MTTIAFIRHGETDWNTERRAQGCKDIPLNDKGIYQAARLSERLIDEKWDVIYASPLKRAFKTAEALSGVTGLPVIADERLREISFGETEGTTEAERVERWGEDWMNLDLGRETNEEADFRWRAVLKEITVNHKNQKVIIVTHGALLVRIFKDLLQDKTDQWYGLNNTSFSVFQLTPQDRWKCELFNCQKHLEETATI comes from the coding sequence ATGACTACAATCGCTTTTATTCGTCACGGTGAAACAGATTGGAACACAGAGAGAAGGGCGCAGGGCTGCAAGGATATACCTCTAAATGATAAAGGAATATATCAGGCTGCGAGGCTATCAGAAAGATTGATTGATGAAAAATGGGATGTCATATATGCCAGTCCCCTTAAAAGAGCGTTTAAGACTGCTGAAGCTTTAAGTGGTGTGACGGGTTTACCTGTAATAGCCGATGAAAGACTTCGTGAAATCTCGTTCGGTGAGACAGAAGGGACAACGGAAGCTGAACGGGTTGAACGCTGGGGAGAGGATTGGATGAATCTTGATCTCGGCAGAGAAACGAATGAAGAGGCTGATTTTCGCTGGAGAGCAGTGTTAAAAGAAATTACTGTAAACCACAAAAATCAAAAAGTGATTATTGTGACACATGGTGCACTCCTTGTAAGAATATTTAAGGATCTTCTTCAAGACAAGACGGATCAATGGTATGGACTGAACAACACTTCATTTTCTGTTTTCCAACTAACACCGCAAGATCGCTGGAAATGCGAATTGTTTAACTGCCAAAAGCACCTTGAGGAGACAGCAACTATTTAA
- the trxA gene encoding thioredoxin gives MAIVNASDQTFNTETNEGLVLADFWAPWCGPCKMIAPVLEEVDQEMEEVKVVKLDVDENQETAGKYGVMSIPTLLVFKDGQVVDQVVGFQPKEALVELLNKHK, from the coding sequence ATGGCTATTGTTAATGCGTCAGATCAAACATTTAATACAGAAACGAATGAAGGTTTAGTACTTGCTGACTTTTGGGCACCATGGTGCGGACCTTGTAAAATGATTGCTCCAGTACTTGAAGAAGTAGATCAAGAAATGGAAGAAGTAAAAGTAGTAAAGCTGGACGTTGATGAAAATCAAGAAACAGCGGGTAAATATGGCGTAATGAGCATTCCTACTTTACTAGTATTCAAAGATGGTCAAGTGGTTGACCAAGTTGTAGGTTTCCAGCCTAAAGAAGCTTTAGTAGAGCTTTTAAACAAACATAAGTAA
- the uvrC gene encoding excinuclease ABC subunit UvrC: MTLTSISVKQKLMLLPDQPGCYLMKNEFGKVIYVGKAKVLKNRVKSYFSGTHDGKTQRLVSEIRDFEYIVTSTEMEALVLEMNLIKKHDPRYNVMLKDDKSYPYLKITSEKQPRLLYTRKIKKDGGKYFGPFVNAYAAQETKKLLDRIFPLRKCDTMPKRVCLYYHIGQCLGPCVYDITEQENKKMVEGIVKFLNGGYQDVKSQLSEKMLEASEALNFERAKELRDQIQHIEAVMEKQKMMTADLVDRDVFGYHFDKGWMCVQVFFIRQGKVIARDISVFPFYGEAHEDLLTFIGQFYLQKNHLLPKEILLPQEVDAELVSELLQVKVLQPKKGQKKELVELATKNATLALNEKFALIEQDEARTIKAVENLGERMGVAPPYRIEAFDNSNIHGTDPVSAMVVFVDGKPYKKDYRKYKIKSVEGPDDYASMKEVVRRRYTRVLREEGEFPSLILIDGGKGQISAAQDVLENELNLFIPVAGLSKDDKHRTSQLWIGDPPEMIHLPRNSQEFYLLQRIQDEVHRFAISFHRKVRSKSMFESTLDNIAGIGDKRKKMLLRHFGSLKKLKEASVEEIQEAGVPKPVAELITKAFLSNE; this comes from the coding sequence ATGACATTGACCTCTATATCGGTAAAACAAAAATTAATGCTGCTTCCTGATCAGCCTGGATGCTACCTCATGAAAAATGAGTTCGGTAAAGTAATCTACGTAGGTAAAGCAAAGGTTTTAAAAAATCGAGTGAAATCTTACTTTTCAGGAACACATGATGGCAAAACACAAAGACTCGTCAGTGAGATCAGAGACTTTGAATATATTGTCACCTCTACTGAGATGGAAGCATTAGTTCTCGAGATGAACCTAATAAAAAAGCATGATCCTCGGTATAATGTCATGCTGAAAGATGATAAAAGCTATCCATATTTAAAAATTACTTCTGAAAAACAGCCAAGACTATTATACACAAGGAAAATAAAAAAAGATGGCGGCAAATATTTTGGACCGTTTGTAAATGCATATGCGGCCCAAGAAACGAAAAAACTGTTAGACCGTATTTTTCCACTAAGAAAATGCGACACGATGCCTAAACGAGTGTGTTTGTACTATCACATTGGTCAATGTTTAGGGCCGTGTGTTTACGATATTACAGAACAAGAAAACAAGAAGATGGTAGAAGGCATTGTGAAGTTTCTCAATGGCGGATATCAAGATGTGAAAAGCCAGTTATCTGAAAAGATGCTTGAAGCGTCTGAAGCCCTAAATTTTGAAAGAGCAAAAGAACTTCGCGATCAGATTCAGCACATAGAAGCTGTAATGGAAAAGCAGAAGATGATGACAGCAGATCTAGTGGATCGGGATGTCTTTGGCTATCACTTTGATAAAGGCTGGATGTGTGTTCAAGTCTTTTTTATCCGTCAAGGTAAAGTGATCGCTAGAGATATTTCAGTTTTTCCTTTTTACGGAGAGGCTCACGAGGATCTACTTACATTTATTGGTCAGTTTTATCTGCAAAAAAATCATCTGCTGCCTAAAGAGATTCTGCTTCCGCAAGAAGTTGACGCTGAACTCGTTTCAGAGCTTCTTCAAGTAAAAGTTCTTCAGCCAAAAAAAGGCCAGAAGAAAGAGCTAGTTGAATTAGCGACTAAAAATGCGACCCTTGCTCTTAACGAAAAATTTGCTTTGATTGAACAGGATGAAGCTAGAACAATAAAAGCAGTAGAGAACCTGGGTGAGAGAATGGGTGTAGCTCCACCATATCGAATAGAAGCGTTTGATAACTCCAATATTCATGGAACAGATCCTGTTTCGGCGATGGTGGTTTTTGTAGATGGAAAACCATATAAGAAAGATTATAGAAAATATAAGATCAAATCGGTGGAAGGTCCTGATGATTATGCTTCCATGAAAGAAGTCGTCAGAAGAAGATACACAAGAGTATTAAGGGAAGAAGGGGAATTTCCAAGTTTGATTCTTATTGATGGAGGTAAAGGTCAGATTTCAGCCGCTCAGGATGTTTTAGAAAATGAGCTCAATCTTTTTATACCTGTTGCAGGACTGTCGAAGGATGACAAACATAGAACGTCACAACTATGGATAGGTGACCCTCCAGAAATGATCCACTTGCCGCGAAACAGCCAGGAATTTTATCTTTTGCAGCGTATTCAGGATGAAGTGCATCGATTTGCAATCTCGTTTCATCGTAAAGTACGTTCTAAAAGTATGTTTGAGTCCACATTAGATAATATAGCGGGGATTGGGGATAAAAGAAAGAAGATGCTTCTTCGCCATTTTGGTTCGTTGAAAAAACTAAAGGAAGCGTCTGTCGAAGAGATACAAGAAGCTGGAGTGCCTAAACCTGTTGCTGAACTCATTACAAAAGCCTTTTTATCAAATGAGTAG
- a CDS encoding aspartate kinase: MGRIVQKFGGTSVGSVERIQNVAKRIIHEVDGGNEVVVVVSAMGKTTDELVRLAGEINRNPSKREMDMLLTTGEQVTIALLTMALHHEGYKAQSLTGWQAGIQTENAFSNARILDIDSERINGLLKEGNIVVVAGFQGLISETKDIATLGRGGSDTTAVALAAALKADRCDIYTDVTGVYTTDPRVVKSARKIPSISYDEMLEMANLGAGVLHPRAVEFAKNYSISLEVRSSMSEERGTLVEEEASMEQNLMVRGLAFEGNITKITVSAIPNEIHALAELFTILASNGINVDIIIQNVLNEEKTNISFSIESSSLSETQEVLAAHQEQLGFESISYEGELAKVSIVGSGMISNPGVAAKMFKALSDKDIMIKMVSTSEIKVSTVVKQQDMIKSIETLHDIFELDARVPVQNT; the protein is encoded by the coding sequence ATGGGGAGAATCGTACAAAAATTTGGCGGTACAAGTGTTGGTTCAGTTGAGCGGATACAAAATGTTGCAAAACGGATCATCCATGAAGTTGATGGCGGGAATGAAGTCGTTGTTGTCGTATCTGCAATGGGTAAAACAACAGATGAGCTTGTAAGACTGGCTGGAGAAATCAATCGTAATCCTTCCAAGCGTGAAATGGATATGCTTCTTACTACAGGAGAACAAGTTACGATTGCACTATTAACGATGGCTCTTCATCATGAAGGATACAAAGCTCAATCCTTAACAGGCTGGCAAGCTGGGATTCAAACAGAAAATGCTTTTTCGAATGCTAGGATACTAGACATAGATTCCGAAAGAATAAACGGTTTGCTAAAGGAAGGAAACATTGTTGTTGTAGCTGGTTTCCAAGGGCTGATCTCTGAGACAAAAGATATAGCTACTCTTGGAAGAGGCGGATCGGACACTACAGCCGTTGCATTAGCAGCAGCATTGAAAGCTGACCGATGTGATATCTATACAGATGTTACTGGCGTTTATACGACCGATCCTCGAGTAGTAAAATCAGCAAGAAAAATACCTTCTATCTCTTATGATGAGATGCTGGAAATGGCGAACCTTGGAGCAGGAGTTCTGCACCCTAGAGCAGTAGAGTTCGCGAAAAACTATTCCATTTCGTTAGAAGTTAGATCGAGTATGAGTGAAGAACGCGGAACGTTAGTAGAGGAGGAAGCATCAATGGAACAAAACTTAATGGTAAGAGGTTTGGCATTTGAAGGGAATATAACGAAAATCACAGTTTCAGCGATTCCTAATGAGATCCATGCATTAGCGGAACTGTTTACAATACTTGCTTCAAACGGAATTAATGTAGATATTATCATTCAAAATGTATTAAATGAAGAAAAAACAAATATTTCATTTTCGATAGAATCGAGCTCTTTATCAGAAACACAGGAAGTACTTGCTGCTCATCAAGAACAATTAGGATTTGAATCCATTAGTTATGAAGGGGAGCTTGCTAAAGTTTCTATTGTAGGATCAGGAATGATTTCTAATCCTGGTGTAGCTGCTAAAATGTTTAAAGCTTTGTCAGATAAAGATATTATGATTAAGATGGTAAGCACATCAGAAATTAAGGTTTCAACCGTTGTTAAACAACAAGATATGATTAAGTCTATTGAAACGCTGCATGATATATTTGAATTGGATGCACGTGTTCCAGTACAGAACACGTAA
- a CDS encoding YslB family protein: MFKQKTKDDNTPVEQLSVSAFGYEILRSDLLPELLGKQERNILYWAGRHLARKYPLHTMEEVHAFFIEAGWGNLEMIEASKTEMLFSLHSVLIEQRIENFNHQTFSLEAGFLAEQVQLQKKCTTEALESVKRNKVSITVQWDKKDTIE, translated from the coding sequence ATGTTTAAACAAAAAACAAAGGATGATAACACCCCTGTAGAACAGCTTTCTGTTTCAGCTTTTGGGTATGAGATCCTTCGAAGCGATTTGTTGCCTGAACTTCTCGGTAAACAAGAACGAAATATTCTATATTGGGCAGGAAGACACTTAGCCAGAAAATATCCTTTACATACGATGGAAGAAGTACATGCATTTTTTATTGAAGCAGGCTGGGGTAATCTTGAAATGATTGAAGCATCAAAAACAGAGATGCTGTTCTCCTTACACTCTGTTCTCATTGAGCAGCGAATCGAGAATTTCAATCACCAAACGTTTAGCTTAGAAGCAGGTTTTCTGGCAGAACAAGTCCAGCTGCAAAAAAAATGTACGACCGAAGCATTAGAATCTGTTAAACGGAACAAAGTTTCCATCACCGTTCAATGGGATAAAAAAGATACGATCGAATAA
- a CDS encoding succinate dehydrogenase cytochrome b558 subunit: MAGSRDFINRRIHSLLGVIPIGLFLVQHLVVNHFATRDAEAFNKAAHFMESLPFRIFLETFVIYLPLLFHAVFGLYITFQAKNNVTRYGYFRNAMFLVQRVTGVITLIFIAWHVWETRVQAALGQEVNFNMMADILSSPFMVAFYLVGVLSAVFHFANGLWSFFVSWGLTVSPRSQKISTYVTMAVFVALAIVSVRTIFAFI; the protein is encoded by the coding sequence ATGGCTGGCAGTAGAGATTTTATTAACAGAAGAATTCATTCATTATTAGGAGTAATTCCGATCGGGCTTTTTCTCGTTCAGCATTTAGTTGTAAACCATTTTGCAACAAGGGATGCTGAAGCATTTAACAAAGCGGCGCACTTTATGGAAAGTTTACCGTTTCGTATTTTCCTAGAAACGTTTGTTATCTATTTACCACTTTTGTTTCATGCAGTGTTTGGACTTTACATTACGTTCCAAGCAAAAAATAACGTTACCCGTTATGGCTATTTCCGAAATGCGATGTTCCTTGTTCAGCGTGTAACAGGTGTGATCACATTGATTTTTATCGCTTGGCACGTTTGGGAAACACGCGTACAAGCTGCATTGGGACAAGAAGTAAACTTCAATATGATGGCAGATATATTAAGTTCTCCATTCATGGTTGCCTTCTATCTTGTAGGTGTTTTATCTGCGGTATTCCATTTTGCTAACGGATTATGGTCGTTCTTTGTCAGCTGGGGCCTTACAGTTTCGCCTCGTTCACAGAAAATTTCAACATACGTAACAATGGCTGTATTCGTAGCTCTTGCTATTGTTAGCGTTAGAACAATCTTTGCATTCATTTAA
- the sdhA gene encoding succinate dehydrogenase flavoprotein subunit, with protein MSNQKIIVVGGGLAGLMATIKAAEAGVNVDLFSVVPVKRSHSVCAQGGINGAVNTKGEGDSPWEHFDDSVYGGDFLANQPPVKAMCDAAPGIIHLMDRMGVMFNRTPEGLLDFRRFGGTQHHRTAFAGATTGQQLLYALDEQVRRHEVAGLVTKYEGWEFLSAIIDDEGQCRGITAQNLKTMEIVSFPADAVIMATGGPGIIFGKSTNSVINTGGAASSLYQQGVYYANGEFIQIHPTAIPGDDKLRLMSESARGEGGRVWTYKDGKPWYFLEEKYPAYGNLVPRDIATREIFHVCVDLKLGINGENMVYLDLSHKDPKELDIKLGGIIEIYEKFMGDDPRKVPMKIFPAVHYSMGGMWVDYDQMTNIPGLFAAGECEYQFHGANRLGANSLLSAIFGGMVAGPSAVKYIKGLEKTVEDVSSSVFDNQVKKDQEVYNNILSMDGTENAYVIHKELGEWMTDNVTVVRYNDKLKQTDEKIQELMQRYKNININDTSKWSNQGASFTRQLWHMLQLARVITLGALNRDESRGAHYKPDFPERNDEQWLKTTKAKFNPATNGPDFEYEEVDVSLIQPRKRDYSKKKAGV; from the coding sequence TTGAGTAATCAAAAAATTATTGTTGTTGGCGGAGGTCTCGCCGGATTAATGGCTACAATTAAAGCAGCTGAAGCTGGTGTTAATGTTGACCTCTTCTCAGTAGTTCCAGTAAAACGTTCGCATTCTGTTTGTGCTCAAGGTGGTATAAACGGTGCTGTAAATACAAAAGGTGAAGGAGATTCACCGTGGGAGCATTTTGATGACTCTGTTTACGGAGGAGACTTCTTAGCAAACCAGCCGCCTGTAAAAGCAATGTGTGATGCGGCACCAGGAATCATCCACTTAATGGACCGTATGGGTGTTATGTTCAACAGAACGCCTGAAGGATTGCTTGATTTCCGTCGTTTCGGTGGCACTCAGCATCACCGTACAGCATTTGCAGGTGCTACAACAGGTCAGCAATTATTATATGCACTTGATGAGCAAGTTCGACGTCATGAAGTTGCGGGTCTTGTAACGAAGTATGAAGGCTGGGAATTCTTATCTGCAATCATTGATGACGAAGGCCAATGCCGCGGAATTACGGCTCAAAACTTAAAAACGATGGAGATCGTAAGTTTTCCTGCTGATGCTGTTATTATGGCAACTGGTGGCCCTGGTATTATCTTTGGTAAGTCAACAAACTCTGTCATTAACACAGGTGGCGCTGCATCTTCTCTTTATCAGCAAGGTGTTTATTACGCAAATGGTGAGTTTATTCAAATTCACCCAACTGCTATTCCTGGTGATGACAAGCTCCGTCTAATGAGTGAGTCAGCACGTGGTGAAGGTGGACGTGTTTGGACATATAAAGATGGGAAGCCTTGGTACTTCCTTGAAGAGAAATATCCAGCTTACGGTAACCTTGTTCCTCGTGATATTGCAACTCGTGAAATCTTCCACGTTTGTGTAGATCTAAAGTTAGGAATTAATGGCGAGAACATGGTATACCTTGATCTTTCCCACAAAGATCCTAAGGAATTAGATATTAAGCTTGGCGGAATTATCGAGATCTATGAGAAGTTCATGGGTGATGACCCACGTAAAGTTCCAATGAAAATCTTCCCGGCTGTTCACTATTCAATGGGTGGCATGTGGGTAGATTATGATCAAATGACAAACATTCCGGGTCTTTTTGCCGCTGGTGAATGTGAGTATCAATTCCATGGCGCTAATAGATTAGGAGCAAACTCATTGCTTTCTGCTATTTTCGGAGGTATGGTGGCAGGTCCATCTGCTGTTAAGTATATTAAAGGATTGGAAAAAACGGTTGAAGATGTTTCTTCTTCTGTATTTGACAACCAAGTGAAAAAAGATCAAGAAGTATACAACAATATCCTTTCTATGGATGGAACTGAAAATGCATACGTGATCCATAAAGAGCTAGGTGAATGGATGACGGACAATGTAACAGTGGTTCGCTACAACGATAAGTTAAAGCAAACGGATGAAAAAATTCAAGAGTTGATGCAGCGTTACAAGAACATCAATATTAACGATACATCTAAGTGGAGCAACCAAGGTGCGTCGTTTACTCGTCAGCTTTGGCACATGCTGCAGCTTGCTCGTGTTATTACTCTTGGGGCGCTTAACCGTGATGAGAGCCGTGGAGCACATTATAAGCCTGACTTCCCAGAACGTAATGACGAGCAATGGTTAAAAACAACAAAAGCGAAATTCAATCCTGCGACAAACGGACCAGATTTTGAATATGAAGAAGTAGACGTTTCGCTTATCCAGCCACGTAAACGTGACTATTCTAAGAAGAAGGCAGGGGTGTAA